A genome region from Arachis duranensis cultivar V14167 chromosome 8, aradu.V14167.gnm2.J7QH, whole genome shotgun sequence includes the following:
- the LOC107460556 gene encoding probable indole-3-pyruvate monooxygenase YUCCA11 has translation MPIIEVPVVIVGAGPAGIATAGCLNKLRISNIVLERDDCPASLWRKRAYDRLKLHLGKDFCSLPHYPFPSDFPNFVPRVDFLRYIDSYVAHFGIAINYNCSVDSAFIDQSSGKWRLLVTNNSSGADEIYEAEFLVVASGENSEEYIPNIQGLESYQGESMHCSKYLNGREMYKKNVLVVGCGNSGMEIAYDLSNWGAYTSIVIRSQVHYFTKEMVYVGMLMLKHFMVEKVDKMMVLMSKLKYGNMFKYGLTRPQEGPFALKIKGGTTPTIDVGCVEKIKKGKVKVYPGISSIKEGKVVKFVDGQHAHFDAIIFATGYKTNVLKWLKDYKNLFNENGMPKPSYPNHWKGEHGIYSAGFSKRGLEGISFDAMKIANDINFTLTSRVNQITS, from the exons GAAGTACCTGTTGTGATTGTAGGTGCAGGACCTGCTGGAATAGCAACCGCAGGGTGCCTCAACAAACTCAGAATCTCTAACATTGTTCTTGAAAGAGATGATTGTCCTGCTTCTCTTTGGAGAAAAAGAGCCTATGATCGTTTGAAACTACACTTAGGAAAAGACTTTTGTAGCCTTCCACATTATCCTTTTCCTTCTGACTTTCCCAACTTTGTCCCTAGGGTTGATTTCTTGCGCTACATTGACTCTTATGTCGCGCATTTTGGCATTGCCATCAACTACAACTGCTCTGTTGACTCTGCTTTCATTGACCAAAGCAGTGGAAAGTGGAGGCTCCTTGTTACCAACAACTCTTCTGGTGCCGACGAGATCTATGAGGCGGAGTTTCTGGTGGTTGCGAGTGGAGAGAATAGTGAAGAGTACATCCCAAACATTCAAGGGCTTGAGAGCTATCAAGGAGAGTCCATGCATTGTAGCAAGTATTTGAATGGGAGAGAAATGTACAAGAAGAATGTTTTAGTTGTTGGATGTGGCAATTCTGGCATGGAAATTGCTTATGATCTTTCAAATTGGGGTGCATATACCTCTATTGTCATCAGAAGTCag GTGCATTATTTTACTAAGGAAATGGTGTATGTGGGTATGTTGATGCTGAAACACTTCATGGTAGAGAAAGTGGACAAGATGATGGTTCTTATGAGCAAATTGAAGTATGGGAATATGTTTAAGTATGGTTTGACGAGGCCACAGGAGGGACCTTTTGCACTCAAAATAAAAGGTGGTACTACTCCTACCATTGATGTTGGTTGTGTAGAAAAGATTAAGAAGGGAAAAGTGAag gtTTATCCTGGTATTTCAAGTATAAAAGAAGGTAAGGTCGTTAAATTTGTTGATGGACAACATGCTCATTTCGATGCAATCATCTTTGCTACTGGATACAAAACCAATGTGTTGAAGTGGCTTAAG GATTACAAGAATCTATTCAATGAGAATGGAATGCCAAAACCAAGTTATCCAAATCATTGGAAAGGAGAACATGGAATTTACAGTGCTGGATTTTCAAAAAGAGGATTAGAAGGCATCTCATTTGATGCGATGAAAATAGCAAATGATATCAACTTCACTTTGACTTCAAGGGTCAATCAAATTACATCTTAG